GGCGCTCGATTCGCTCCCCGAGGGTCACCCCTACCGCGTCGTCGGGAGCGACGCGGTCCGCGAGGGACTGGCGCTGTTCGATCAAATCGCCGGCGACGAGTACCTCGGTGGCCACACGGACACGAACGCGCTCGTCCCGACCCACGGCGGCGCGGTGAAGCCGACGGCGCGGTATCCGCGAGCGGCCGCCGGCGGGATCGCCTCCGACGACCGCGACATGCTGCTCGTTGGATTCGAGTCGATGACCGACTTCGAGGCGTCGCTGGCCGCGGACCACCTCGACGCCGCGGGCGTCCCGTTCGACGTCACCGGGGTGACCGTCGAGTTCCCGAAGACGTTCCGGGCGGACGCGAAGGTCACCCGCTTCGCGAAGGCGCTCGACACCGACGAGGATGTCGGGAGCCGTGGGACGCGCGAGGCGCTCGCGGCGGCCGTCGAACCCCACCTCGACGGGGCCGAACGCGTCGGCTTCCCCTCGCTCTTGGGCGACGACCACCGACACGAGGTGCGCGACGACCTCGAATCCTACCTCGGTGCCGAGGTGTTCGAGGTCCCGATGGGCCCGCCCTCGCTCCCGGGACTCAGACTGGAGGACCTGCTGTTCGACGCGCTCGACGAGGCCGGCGTCGGGATGTCGACGGGGAACAAGGCGGTGGGGTACGAGACCGACGGCGACGCGCTGTCGGCCGTCGTCGTCGACCGGCAAGGGAGGGAGATTCCCTACCACGCGGACGCGTTCGTCCTCGCGACTGGCGGGCTCGTCGGGAAGGGGATCGGTTCGTCGCGCGAGGGGGTACGCGAACCCCTCTTCGACTGTCACGTCCCCCACCCCGAGGACCGCTACGACTGGTTCGTCGACGACGCCTTCGGCGACCACCCCTTTGCGGCCTTCGGCGTCGCGCCCGACGACAGACTCCGTCCGCAGGACGCCGACGGAGACGCAGAGTTCGCGAACCTCTTCGCCGCCGGCGGTGTCGTCGGCGGCGCCGACGTCGCGGCCGAGAAGTCGGCCAGCGGCGTCTCGCTCGCGACCGGAGTGGTCGCGGGCCGCGAGGCAGGTGAATCCGCATGAGTGACGCACAATCCCCCCCAGAGTTCGACCCCAGCGCAGGCATCGACAGCATCGACGACTTCGAACCCGTACAGGTGTTCGACGACGGCATGGACCTCCGCCCTGGCGCGGACAACTGTTACAAATGTACGGCGTGTGATACGTCGTGTCCGGTCGCCGAGGTCGACGACGAGTTCCCCGGGCCGAAGTTCCAGGGTCCCGAACAGTGGCGGCTCAAGCGCAAGGACGACGTCGAGATCGACGACTCGATCATGTCCTGCTCGAACTGTATGCGCTGTGACAACGCCTGTCCCTCCAGCGTGCCGCTGAGCCAGATGCACAACGAGGCACGTGGCGAGTACGTCGAGAACCAGATGGACCACACCTCCCGGGAGTACATCCGTAACAGGATCCTCGCGAACTACCGGACGCTCGCCGAACTCGGGAGCAAGGTCCCCCGGATCACGAACGCCGTGATGGGTAACTCCCTCGTGCAGAAGATCAACGAGAAGGTGCTCGGTATCACCGCGGAACGGGAGTTCCCCGAGTTCGCCACCCAGACGTTCCGCGAGTGGTGGCGCGAGCGCGGCGGCGCGCAGGTGCAGTCGGACGAAAAGCGCGTCGCGTACTTCCACGGCTGCTACTCGAACTACAACAGCCCCGAGGTGGGCAAGGCGCTCGTCAGGGTGTTCGAGGAGTTCGGCTATCAGGTGGCCGTCCCGCGGCAGCGCTGTTCCGGCACGCCGATGTTCGCGAACGGGATGTTAGACGACGCCGAACGCGCGGCGAACGTGAACGTCCCCGAGTTCAAGGACCTCATCGACGAGGGGTACGACGTCATCGCCTCCTGTACCTCCTGTTCGATGTCGCTGAAGCAGGAGTACCCCGA
This Salinigranum marinum DNA region includes the following protein-coding sequences:
- the glpB gene encoding glycerol-3-phosphate dehydrogenase subunit GlpB; the protein is MPISEDVIVVGGGIAGSVAALSAAETGVSVRLISHKKSTLRHASGLIDVLGYTADGSGPLADPYEALDSLPEGHPYRVVGSDAVREGLALFDQIAGDEYLGGHTDTNALVPTHGGAVKPTARYPRAAAGGIASDDRDMLLVGFESMTDFEASLAADHLDAAGVPFDVTGVTVEFPKTFRADAKVTRFAKALDTDEDVGSRGTREALAAAVEPHLDGAERVGFPSLLGDDHRHEVRDDLESYLGAEVFEVPMGPPSLPGLRLEDLLFDALDEAGVGMSTGNKAVGYETDGDALSAVVVDRQGREIPYHADAFVLATGGLVGKGIGSSREGVREPLFDCHVPHPEDRYDWFVDDAFGDHPFAAFGVAPDDRLRPQDADGDAEFANLFAAGGVVGGADVAAEKSASGVSLATGVVAGREAGESA
- a CDS encoding anaerobic glycerol-3-phosphate dehydrogenase subunit C — its product is MSDAQSPPEFDPSAGIDSIDDFEPVQVFDDGMDLRPGADNCYKCTACDTSCPVAEVDDEFPGPKFQGPEQWRLKRKDDVEIDDSIMSCSNCMRCDNACPSSVPLSQMHNEARGEYVENQMDHTSREYIRNRILANYRTLAELGSKVPRITNAVMGNSLVQKINEKVLGITAEREFPEFATQTFREWWRERGGAQVQSDEKRVAYFHGCYSNYNSPEVGKALVRVFEEFGYQVAVPRQRCSGTPMFANGMLDDAERAANVNVPEFKDLIDEGYDVIASCTSCSMSLKQEYPELFQISGIEEVSNHTYESLEYLRIHEDIQERLDGATVDYPDLAYHAPCHARSQGLDRQAVELFRDVDGFEIEDVGSSCSGISGTYGWKTEKYEKSMKIGEDMFDHMHHAKGNVGMTECPTCSSQMEHGTGYEIRHPLQLLEEAVV